The DNA segment TACACATTTACTGCCATTGTGCTAGTTAGTTCTGTACTAAAATCGGAAGAAACCATACTGttactatttaattacagATCATCAGCTATGCCCAATGTGCTTGAACACCGGCTGCTTGCTCACAAAAAAGAAAGTCGATCTATAAATAGGTCGGGAAAATTTTAAGGGCTAGATGACATTATATGaaagcattttataaattgtattaactgAACATTATATCAGCACATAGGGAATTAGTAGCaaggatataatttattttttacggaGTCATTTTATCTAACGGCGGATGTAATGACAGTAGGCGACTCATCAAAATTGCACTActttaacaaaaatcattGATGCTTTTCTAATTCATAGTCAATAAAACGCTTACCTGTATTGGTTTTATTTCGATAATGTtgctttaatatgtataatcaacaattttatcaatttattaaaacgtttattttcttCAATGTTTTAAccaaaaagctttttaatccCGTTCTAACTTCTATGTCGATTGTCGCGTTCACTACAGTAAGTACACAGACTAAAGACTTTAGCataaagattaaatatattttatgactcCACAGTCCTACGACATTACTAAATACACTGTGATTCACTAATGTGAATTATGAAGTGTTCATATTTGCACACatcatgtatattattactgtgttacaataaaaattagtgCCTGCTTTATGTAGCTTCAacataattagaaatattaataaaacattttctatctGAACTTATGACACTGGCATAAGTCTAACGTGATGTATGACATTGAGTCGTTACTTGACATTGACAGTCGTCACTACACTTTGATGGCTTTTTGCTTGGCAATTGGCATTATTTGCGCTGAACGCGCGAAATCACTCATCACTGACTACTGATTAGGAGTctatactaattttatttaataaatatttacataaacaatGACGGAAAACTGTAATCttgaaatgaattattttaagccACAGTCCAAACGCAAGCGATTGTGTCTCACCGTTCACgcgtatttaaatgttaatgtcTAATACGCGAAAtaattcagtaaaatatctttttaatttttgaaattaattaaatcatcattttaattctatatttcAGTGGTACTGTATACCCGTTAATAAAAAcgaatttgttatatttttaaaatggttCAAGAAAATGAAAGTGTATCGGAAAGTAATCcgaatataaatgatttaagtGAAGTCACCAGCAAGCCTTATAGAGTGACAATGGAATTTCctcttttttttacaatattgtcTGTGTCACTCTCTGGTAAGTCTTTTATCTGaaattaattgcattttaaaaagtttttgtatcTCAGTTaagataagatttattttatttttaattaatctactTGTGCTGTAAGTTAGTTCTGGTGTAGCCAAaactaaatcataaaatttgttttaggtGCAGCAAtaagcaatatattattatatcgaaCATGTTTGCACTCATGTAGGCATAATGAAACTGAGTGTCAAGTATTTTTATCCCCTGTAAAGAACAATGGATCTCAGGAATTAGAGGAAGAGGTACAGAAATATGCAGCCTTTGTATCTATGGTTAGAACAATAATAGAGTCCCTAGCTCCAGCACTATTATCTTTGTTTCTTGGGGTATGGTCTGACACATATGGGAGAAAACCATTAGTTGTTTGGCCGCTACTAGGTAtgctttttacatttattatattaaagctgtttaaaaatatagtatgatCTAATACTACAAAGGAgtcttaaatagtaaaatttaatgaatgttaaatataaacaaatgtgtGATGCTGATTACTTCATTGTTAATCAAATGCTTGTGAATGTAGATGttgcagccaactagcttaatttgCTGTCCAATTAACAGTCTAGCCATTTAACTAAACaacgccgtttaactaacggcctgaaatatattctaaaggataatttattaacaattaaattgattCATAAAACGGCTGTTAATTTAACAGCTACTTTagctgttgttttttttttaattaagttggctgcatacatatacatacatacaatagctaatagtataatttttatagattgCATTCTGTGTGATTTATATTGTGAATTTAGTAGTAAAAACAAAgacgttattaaataatctactAACAAAACAGCCGCATACATGCTGCTGTTCTGTACTAAGTTCACAATGTAAATCACACAGAATGCAACAAGTAGTCAGAATGTTCATAAAATAGGTTTATATTGTGTCATGCTAACTAATACTGTATTACAggcttaaataaaactacaaattATGTAAAGTTTTATTGCTTTTCAATCATAGTAGTCAGTGTGAGATTACCTTTCTATAGAACATATAAATGGTTTTAGGTATGTCGATTAGTAGCGGATTGACTGTCATATACAGTATGATGGACAATCTTGGGCCGTGGTGGTTCATAGCCACAGTCATTCCCATGTCACTGTCTGGAGGATTTACATCGTTATTCACTGGCGCATTTTGTTATTTGAGCGATGTCACATCCAAAGAAAATCGGTCACTTAGGTAATTAGTTTAGgaagaaatactaaaaaaaagtgttaaatTAATCTATCGCACTTGCAGTACATGAAATCTTCATACTACGTaaattatataggtattatttgtcatagtgtatttattttttaggatGACAATAGTAGAGGCATCAGTTTCCGCAGGCAGTGTTATAGGTTCCCTAGCGAGCTCGTACCTACTAAGAGCAGTGGGAAATGTGTATTTACTGTTGATTACGGCCTTCCTCTGTGTAATCGCCTATGTATTCACGAACTGCTGTCTCGACGAATCATTGCCGGGTGCTCGAAAGGTATAATTAAGACCGTATACAACAGGGatcgatttaaaaagtttagtagCATACTATCTGCCTCGCGAATTCCGTTTCGCATTAATGCCTAGTCTACCTTCTTAGTAGATaacaacatggaacattttgctatgctaccccagagactgttcggttttccggaatgaaaactttttaggttttttgtaatttttctccatataaacctaaaaaataggggttgatagTAGAGGGTAGaaagaaatatgtatgtatttttttatcttatcataaatattttttttggggTGGACACCCCTTACACTTGGTGgttttatagatagatagtagccgattctaAGACTTACTCAATATGcataacaaaaatcataaGAATCGGTTAAGCCGTCTCGGACAAGTGTGGGAATAAACATTGACACGAGAGACTGACGCGAGAATTTTTTCACGTGTTTAGTTcgtatcaaaaaaaattaacacgaACTGTATGAAAATTGTATGATTGTGTTAGACAAATAAGACTCTAAATATTGGTAATTTTtcgtttatgaaaaatattaatcgcATGGTCAAGATTCAGACAGAACATGATTGCCTCTTCtagacttaaaaaataatataatcgtaGCGTCACGATAATAACGATCACGTAAATAGCGCCGTTTAAAGAACTAAAACTTTTCAGGGTGGCATTAAATCTATATTGGACTTCACATTAATAAAGGAAATGATAGctgaatgttttaaaaatcgtGAAAATTACACCAGAGCACAATTATTGCTGCTCACTGTTGCAAATAGtttgtctatatttataatgtatggAACTATGAGTTTGGGCTATTTGTACACACGACAGAAATTGCACTGGGCTATACAACAGTATACAATATATTCGGCGGCGCATACGACTATTGCCTTCTTTGGATCCTTCTTTGGTGttgttttcatacaaaagaTATTCAAAGTGTCGGACTTGGCGTTTTCGATGATCGCCTTTATATCGTCAGCAGCCGAATATATTATCAAAGCTTTTGCATTCACGACGTGGCATATGTACTTAGGTAAGtgattttgttgtttaaaaaaaaataatcgaaaAAAGGTAAGCCGTTAAAGTGATAACAATAATagcaaaattatatgttaatttaaaaaaaaatatccgaTCTCACACAAATATAGTTT comes from the Pieris rapae chromosome 3, ilPieRapa1.1, whole genome shotgun sequence genome and includes:
- the LOC110991686 gene encoding proton-coupled folate transporter, which encodes MVQENESVSESNPNINDLSEVTSKPYRVTMEFPLFFTILSVSLSGAAISNILLYRTCLHSCRHNETECQVFLSPVKNNGSQELEEEVQKYAAFVSMVRTIIESLAPALLSLFLGVWSDTYGRKPLVVWPLLGMSISSGLTVIYSMMDNLGPWWFIATVIPMSLSGGFTSLFTGAFCYLSDVTSKENRSLRMTIVEASVSAGSVIGSLASSYLLRAVGNVYLLLITAFLCVIAYVFTNCCLDESLPGARKGGIKSILDFTLIKEMIAECFKNRENYTRAQLLLLTVANSLSIFIMYGTMSLGYLYTRQKLHWAIQQYTIYSAAHTTIAFFGSFFGVVFIQKIFKVSDLAFSMIAFISSAAEYIIKAFAFTTWHMYLAAGISLFRDLSSPLIRSMITKILPPQDIAKVFALMCAIEGVAPLISPAVYNSLYAYTISTFPGAFYILCTAITGICVTFLGIVQYLRWKSTNITYQNLTNE